Proteins encoded by one window of Aphis gossypii isolate Hap1 chromosome X, ASM2018417v2, whole genome shotgun sequence:
- the LOC114129095 gene encoding breast cancer metastasis-suppressor 1-like protein, producing the protein MSTTSSSDNSDINSKIKKVAEDCGSDIAVRKIVCSEKLKDIPYNMKKYSETSVSSLSSSSESNNSDYDTDNSSDLNSDENEKLMDTCTENLQNIGTDMYYLNTLLYSEKIREVEKKIVEVRLGTAKEYRIPLQKLQDKMKSRLEKASVLRQFKLANLKNKYEAEEQAIEQNFENNKEILYDTIKADLEEQIQQLEEARNEVDVDASLWLGFGRSLTRSGRGRGRRPYDHIQPKRKPVTVSGPCIVYNLMEDEILEDWTKIKKLLSSSKRKEKKMQQNKPHK; encoded by the exons ATGTCTACAACTTCaag TAGTGATAATTCAGACatcaatagtaaaattaaaaaagtagctGAAGATTGTGGAAGCGACATTGCAGTGcgtaaaattgtatgttcTGAAAAACTTAAAGACATACCttacaatatgaaaaaatattctgaaacATCAGTCTCATCATTAAGTAGTTCTTCAGAGTCAAATAATTCAGACTATGATACTGACAATAGTTCag ATCTGAATAGTGACGAGAACGAAAAACTAATGGACACATGTACCGAAAACCTACAAAATATTGGAACAGATatgtattacttaaatacatt gttGTATAGTGAAAAAATAAGAGAAGTTGAAAAGAAGATCGTTGAAGTGAGATTGGGTACAGCTAAAGAATACCGTATACctttacaaaaattacaagATAAAATGAAGTCTCGACTTGAAAAAGCATCTGTATTAAGACAATTcaaattagcaaatttaaaaaataagtatgaagCAGAAGAACAAGCAATTGAACAGAATTTtgag aataataaagaaattttataCGATACTATAAAAGCTGATTTAGAAGAACAAATTCAGCAATTAGAAGAAGCACGTAATGAAGTAGATGTAGATGCCTCTCTTTGGTTAGGTTTTGGTCGTAGTTTAACTCGTAGTGGACGCGGACGTGGAAGACGACCTTATGATCATATACAACCAAAGCGGAAACCTGTTACTGTATCTGGACCATGCATAGTCTACAACCTTATGGAAGATGAAATACTTGAAGATTggacaaaaatcaaaaagttgTTGTCATCATCAAAacgaaaagaaaagaaaatgcAACAAAACAAACCACATAAATAG
- the LOC114129098 gene encoding uncharacterized protein LOC114129098: MPFSLAKIAYQMCSPEDRSWYHAIPGHKLTVDIQNCCNHLISRSYQMENCQSLLPDVCTSAAMYGHLDCLRQAHLRGLPRDRHTTDAAVNDGNVEYLRYVHENGCEAERLEVALMSTITSEMAELEYSLLNDFNLPIDIFTVIDRRHNVEVLEILRRHGC, translated from the coding sequence ATGCCGTTCAGCCTGGCGAAGATCGCGTACCAAATGTGCAGCCCCGAAGACCGGTCTTGGTACCACGCTATACCGGGTCACAAGTTGACGGTCGACATACAGAACTGTTGCAATCATCTGATTTCGCGTAGCTACCAGATGGAGAACTGCCAGTCGTTGCTACCGGACGTGTGCACCTCGGCCGCCATGTACGGACACCTCGACTGTCTACGGCAGGCGCACCTCAGGGGTTTGCCGCGGGACCGTCACACCACCGACGCGGCCGTCAACGATGGCAACGTGGAATACTTGCGTTACGTGCACGAGAACGGGTGCGAGGCAGAACGCTTAGAGGTGGCGTTGATGTCAACCATCACCAGCGAAATGGCCGAGCTCGAATACTCGTTGCTAAACGATTTCAATTTACCGATCGACATCTTCACTGTTATCGACCGTCGCCATAACGTCGAAGTGTTGGAGATCCTGCGCCGGCATGGCTGCTAG